The genomic window TATCGTTATTCCGTAGGGGAAATCTTTGATTCCCGATTTGAATTCAACTTCCTTCGGCGGAATAACGCCCATCCGCCATATCCCTTTCGTCTCGACATTCATCTCCCAGCGGCCATCCCCAACATACATGTGGCAGTACTGGCATGTTGGAGCAGGATAATCAACCCCGGGAATGACCTCAGAGAGTTTCTTGTCCCAATTCCATTTCTCCCCGGAGATTTGATAAATAATCCCCCACCGGGAATGTTGATAGCTTTCCCAATCCGGGTGGTCTGGTCCCATATGGCATCCGGAACACACCTCCGGGCGGCGGGCTTCGGCCACGGAAAAGAGATGTTTGCCGTGACAGTCGTCACACGATGACATATTCTGGTGGCATTGGTCGCATCCGATCATCGAATACCGTTCACCGCGCCGGTAGTTTTCCACATACCAGGGAACGGATACCGTAGCCTCCCAATTCTGGGGATGACTGGGTCTGCCATGATCTCTCCCCTTTGCGAATTCTTTCGCCTGCTGAGGATGGCACACTCCACAGGCATTATCAACGGTAGGCATGAATAATTTTTCATGATTATCCCCATGACAGTAGGAACAGTATACCCCATTCATTGTCCCCGGCTCCCAGTTGTTGAGCTCTTTGCCAATTAATTCCTCAATCTCCTGGGTCTCTGCTGATACTTCCCGGTTTTTTTTCGGATTGGCATGATTTGAGATCTTCCACTGAGCCACAATTCCCGGCGTGGACTCTTCGTGACATTCGACACACTGCTCTGGCCGATATTTGCTCAGGAGTTCTTTATAAGTCACACTATCAGGCGGGATATAATGTCTCGCTGGATTAAAGTACATATAAAACGGTATCGGTTTATAAAATTCTCCCCACGGACCATCACCTTGCGCCAGACCAACAAAATCCTCATACATTTTCTTGAGGGATGCATCGGGGTATTCATATGAGCCTGGGGGTGCATTAAGGGTTGGAGCGCTCTTTACGTCAGAAGACATCCTGGGGTTCTCTTCTTTTTTTTCCACAACAAAAATGCCAAACATACCATTCACCATGTGGTCATGAAAGTGGCAGTGGAACGCCCAATTTCCCGGCCCAACCCCTTCCCCTGCGGTAAAGTCAGCAATATGCGACGTAAACGGAGCCAATGAAACGTTGTCAATCAACGCTCCGCTTGCCTTGTCGACCCACCGGTGTCCGTGCGTATGAAAGGTATGCATCTCCTCAGAGGTATTAACCACATGAAACCGCACCTTTTCCCCTGCGGTTACCCTCCATACCAATCCGGGGAATGCGGAACGGTCACCGTTCATAAACTCAATATCACCGGATTTATCATTAAACGCTTCATACTCAACGCCATTCACCCTGTATGAGTGCATGAAGACAACAAATTCCTTATCAGGAGGGCTTGGGTCGCCTTCTTTTGGCTCAATAATCAATGCGCCCCAGAGTCCGCGGGAAAGACCTTCATCTCCGCCCATCTCCAGGGCATGGGTGTGATAAAACCATGTGCCAGGCGTGCCGATGGTATCCCATACATACGTCATCGATTGTCCGGGTTCAACCGTGCTGGTAGGATTGCCTGCTATATGAGCGCCATCATTCGCAGCGGTATATTTCACTCCATGAGGATGAAGCGAGGCGGGAACGGACAGCTTATTGGTAAAGTATACCCGTACCTTTGTCCCTTCCCGTACTTTTATGGTAGGCCCAGGCACCGTGGGATTTTCGCCTTTTCTGCAATACCCCCAGGCATCAAAAAATACGCCTGGTCTCAGCTCCAGCGCAACCGGACGCGCTTCCATTTCCAGGTGAACAACGCCATCTCTTTCTGACAAACAGGGGATTTCGGCATCCACCCTGCATACCTGTAAGAAAAAGCTTGCCATGATTACCATGCCAAATGCTACCCGCTTGGCAACCATGTCTTACTCCAGAGTACAAATCGCTTGCGGGCATTTAATCCTGAGCACCGAACTGCCAACGACCCGGAACCGATGATTCAGGTTTTCCGGACCGCAGTACTCGACCTTAAAATTCCCCCCCACCGCCAAATCCGCATTTTGCCTGCCGGCTGCCATAACAAGGGCAACGTCTTTTTTCAGCACGGGGCTCTGGTACACACCACCCTTCACCATCTCTTTTACCGCATCGATCTCTAACTTTCCCGTGCGTTCATACACCTTATGGAGCAATGCATAAAGCCGCGGACTCACCACAAGGGTATACGGCGGGAAAAATCCGGTATTCCTTAACTTCTCAACCGCAGCCACCACGTCCTGAAACCCGTTGCCAATGGCCGACCAGTCGCTAAGCTTCATGATATTGCGTCCATTCACATTCAATAGTCCCGCCATGTTCATGTCCGGCAACCCGTTAAACACCAGGTCGTCTTCACGGGCGGCAGTGGCCACAGCTGCTCCGATTGCGGCGCTGGTATCGAGGGGAATTTCACCCTTCTTGCTCGCTTCGAGATCTCTCCAGAAGAGCCAGAAATCTTTGTAAATGACCGGTATATGCGCAACATCCCGCTTGAGTGAATGAATGGCATTGTCAGCCTCTCCAAGCATATCGACCGTCGCCCACGACGGAAGTCCAAACGTATCGATGGACACACACTGGCTTCCCACACCGAGGGGGCCATACGTTTCCAGAAACTTTCTGCCTACAAGACATTTTTCAATTGTTTCATGGACATGCCGCTGTAACTTTTCCCAGTCTTCGCGTCCCATTTCTCTTTCAGAAGAACCGCCTTTACCACCGCCCCCTTTTTCTTCCCCACAGGAACCCTTGCCACTACAGGAATCATTGGATGATGCCGCCAGATTTTTGGGGACCGCATGACAAGCAAGACAGCCCTGATTCAGATACTGACAATCTTTATGGACATTCCTCAATTCCTGGGAAGAATGACATGAAAAACAATCGTTTTCCTTCGTGCATTTTGCGTAAACAGGAGAAGCATTTTGCGGCAGGTAGAAAAGGGCAGATAGAGTAAAAATCCCGATAAACTGATATTTTTTGCAAAAATTCTTATAAATCTTCATAAATATTGCCTCCTCATGGTTCAAATAATGTCTCAGAAATCGAATACCACTCCCCTTGTATTCTGCACTTCACCTCGCTTTCTCCTCATCAGGCAGCAATAATTCTTAGATCTTTATGTTCATCAGATAACATCTTTTTTTTCATTATTCCAGCATTATACTCCTTAATTTAGAAATTTCCAGCATTTATTCTTTTGTGATGTGACTCTCTTGCCCTCCCGTACGGCAGCTTTATCACCGTCATCTTGATGGCATACTTGCGTCCTTTTTAGGCGGCTCAGAGCCTTGCAAACAACTGCGCAGATCCTCTTCAATATGTTGCGGATCCGTGTAGCCTTCCTCTCTGTGTTCGAGCTCCCCATCTTTATAATAGCAGATCAGGGGAATTTTCTTTACCTGGTAAACATAACTCATTTCCTCTTTGTCCCTTGCCATGAGAACCGGAAAGGTAATTCCTTTTTTTTCAATAAACTGCTGCACCGCTTTCGGCTTATCATCAAGCGAGACGCCTATGATTTCCACGTTCTTGTTCTTGTATTTTTCGTAAAGGGTGCTGAGTTCCGGGAGATGCTCCACACAGATACTGCACCACGTTGCCCAGAACGTTACCGCCACGATTTTATCCTTATTTGACCGGATAACCTCTTTCAAATCCGTAGACGTAACCACCTCCACATCCCTTGCAAAGCCGACTCCTGGTAAAGACAGCATCGCAAACAACGTTAACAATAATGCCCTTCTGAATTGACCTACCATAGACATAACTCCCCCCCTCCTTTATTTTTTATCAGATCATTGTGCATTATGGGCTGAAGGAACATCCTGCGCCCCTGCCATACTTGAAACTCTTTTCTTCTCCCCGCATGAACCTTTTCATCATACCCGGGGACCCATCAAAGACTAAACTATTCTGAGGCTTATCCGAAACAACCAACCACTCGGCGCCCGGAAAAACCGTTGCGAGTTTTTCTCTTTCCTTTGTGTCTTTCATAAAAAGAACGGTTGCTGCAACTCCCGCCTCTTCCGCAGTGGGCGCTCCCACTATCACGGCAAGATTTTCATTCGCTGACGGCCTTCCCGTTCTCGGATCCACGAGGTGCATCGAAAATTTATCCTGTATCGCAGGATACTTCGAATAATCGCCAAGGAATGCCACCCCTTGATTCACCAGATGGAGAGCGCCTACGATAGTATCTTCCCTAACGGGGTGAGGAATCCCCACCTTCCACGCATCTTTCCCGGAAGGGGCATTAAACATACGACTCATGCTTCCATAGTTCATGCAGACATTCGTGACCCCGGAATTACGAAATATCTCCAATGCCTTGTCTATTGCATATCCCTTTATTACCGGCCCCAGGTCGATTTGTGTCTTTTTATGAGCGAAAGAAATTGTCCTATCATCGTCAAGCGCCTTTATATTTTTATAAGAGACCGCGGGAATGATGGCCTCAAGTTTATCTGCTTTTACCTCTTTTGGTTTACCCCGGTATATTCCCCACTGCTCCAATAGCGGAGCAACCGTTACATCAAACCCCCCTTCCGTAATCACCCCATAGTGATAACACCGTTTCATTACCGCGAATACCTCTTCGTTGCAGGCAAAGGCGGTCTTCGCCGCAACCTTATTCATCGTCTGTAATTCCTTCCTGAAAAGCCATTCAATGCGCTCTATCTCATTGAATGCCTTCGTTGCCAGCGAAAAGAACTGCCGTTCGCTGTCAGCTTCCGCAGCAATGACGGCTTTCACTCCCTCGATAACCCTTGCCGTGGTGAAGAGTTGCCGGTGCGTTATTCTCGCAGCCCTGACTTCATCAGGGGACATGCGATGAGCCAGGGATGCAGAGTCGGGATTTTTATTGATGTAAAATTCATGAATAAACGCAAGCATCTTTTTCACGCCACGGCAAACTGCCTGCACCGAAGTCGTAGCGCCCGTAATCTTAATAATGTCCTTATTCGTCGAAAAGGGGTCTTTCAGGGACTTGCCTTCGAACTGCTTCAGAAATCTCTTCCGGCTGACCTCCTGTCCGCGGCTTTCTCTATAGATCATCACCGCAACATCAAGAACCTTTCCCTCAGTATTGGCGCTGAGAATCCATGTAATTGGATGAAAACAGCCCATTTCCTCGGTAATAATGGCATACCGGTCTGTCACCGGACCCTTTTTGCCTATAAAGACCTCAAAGGTTGATTCAATATCCGGTCTTTTCAAGAATCTCTTGAAATATTCCAGCCCTTCAGGGGTAAGGGTAAGAACCTCAGATTCGATCTGATCGCACCCATCAAACACCTTTGCAATGGCCTCATCTTCCTCCATGAAGACCTGAAGCTGGTAGTTTTCCGGGGGCTCCCCTTCTTCAAGGAAGGACTGCCCCGAAGACAATCTCGAAAAAAGAAGAATGCTCCACAGTAAGAGCAGAGAAAACAGATACCTTTTCATAGTCACAGCTTTTAAAAACTCCTCAGATTTTATAAGAGATAGAATGTCGTTAAGCCAGGAGATGCCTCTTGTACAGAATCTGCGATGCTCTTTAGAAAAGACAGAAAATAAGCGATAAAGAGAGCAATGACGTCCCTCTTTGAGCCGCAACAGATATAGCAAAAACATCCCTTCGTCTTTGCCTCTCCGGCGACATTGTAAACTTTCCTTCTGCCGGTTTTTTTACCATTTGTATAATCTTCTCCATATCTTTTCCTCCTCTCAAAATCTTTGCGTTATATGCTCTGGGCTAAAAACAATACGCATCAAAGTTGAAATGCTGCGGAATTTCCTGTCTCTATTTCAGGCCATTATCCTCTCTTCCCCTGCAAGGGGAATGCGATATGGCTTCAGTGAATTTGCGGATACGAGAATTGTTGTTGCATTATGTATGAGGGCTGATGTTACCGGAGTTATCATCCCCAAGATACCGAGGCCTATTAAGGCACTGTTAATTCCAATTATATATCTGAAATTCTGTTTAATGCGGAACATGGCATCCTGGGCAATCCACCGGGCATCAACAATGCCTTCAAGCCCCTTGTCCAGGAGCAAGATATCGCAGGCTTCTCTTGCGATATCTGCACCATGTTTCATAGATATGCCCACATCTGCGCAAGAGAGAGCAGGGGAGTCATTAATACCGTCACCAACCATTGCAACTACATAACCTTTGCTTTTTAAATCTTTAATTATTCCGGCCTTTCTTTCCGGAAGAGCCTGGGCGTAAAATTCCTCTATCCCAAGTCTTTGCGCTACATTACGCGCCGTAGCATAGTTGTCGCCAGTAAGCATGATGGTTCGATTCACGCCAGAATCCTTCAGCATCTTGAGAAATATTTGCAAATCATCCCTTACCCGATCTTCAATGGCTATAACACCGGCAAGATTGTTTTCCACAGCCACGTAAAGCACCGAATAGCCCCTGTCCATAAAATCTTTTATCACAGACTCCTTACCTTCCACGTCAATCCCATTGTCGTCAGAGATAAAGTGCTTACTCCCTACCAGCATTCTTTTCCCTTCAATCCTTGACACAATGCCATGGGCAAGAACATACTCAATCTCTGCATGGTTCTCTTCATGAACCAGCCCTTCATCTTCTGCCTTTTTAACCACGGCAGTTGCCACCGGATGTGGAAAATGTTCTTCCACACATGCAACGTTTTTTAACAACTCTTCCCGATTAAAACCGTCGAAGGTAAGAATATCAAAAACCTTTGGCTGCGCCTCTGTAAGCGTTCCTGTCTTGTCAAAAACAAAGACGTTTGCCTCCGCCAGTTTTTCCATAAACTTACCACCTTTTACGAAAATATTTTGTCTTGCTGCGGCTATCATTGCGGACATAATCATGAGTGGAGTTGATAATTTCAAGGCACATGAATAATCTACCAGCAAGATTGAGGTGGCCTTTATCGAACTGCCGGTAAAAAGATAGATTAGTCCGCTTAGGATAAAACTATAGGGCACAATCCTATTTGCGAGCATTTCTGCATGGTTCTGCACATCCGCCTTTAGGCCTTCCGATCCTTCAATTACTTTGATTATTTTGGAGACCCTTGTTTTATCACCTACTTTGATTGATTTTATTGTTAAGAGGCCTTCTTCCAGGACCGTGCCAGCATAAACCATTAATCCCGCCCGTTTAGGCACAGAAAATGGCTCACCCGTGATTGAAGACTGATTGACCAGCGCCGCACCATCAGCTACAATACCATCCACAGGAATGCTGGAACCCGTTCTTACCACCACAAGATCGCCCACCACTACTTCCTTTATATTGATCTGCATTTCACAGCCGTTCCGTCTTACCCACGCCCACCCATTCTGATTCAGGAACATCTTTGAAATGCTTTCCCTTGATTTTTGACGTATCCGTTCCTCGAGGTAATCGCCAACCTTCAGAAAAAATGTAATGAAACCCACCGTGAGATAATCACTTCTCAGCAATGAAATACCTACCGCCGTGGAGTCGAGGACATCAACGTTCAGACGTTTGTTCAGGATTGCGCTAAAGCCTTTTTTCAGGACAGGCATAGCGCCATAGAGAGAGAGGAATGGCGCCATTGCCACGGGTATCATTGATCGCGCAATCAAGAGCGCCCCCGATAGCATTGCAGCCTTCTTTTTCTGTTTAAGTTTATCTTGTTTAAACGTTTCTTTTTTTACAAAAATCAATGACGTCTCATGCAGTATCTTTAATAAGACCACTTTCACAGCGCCGTCGCCGTTGTATATGACCAGGATATTCCTGGTTCGGCGATTAAAGGATACCTTCTGAACCCCATCGACAGCCAAAAACAATCTTTCAAGCTGGGAATTCTCCGGGGTATGCCTTTTCGGTAAGGCGAGACTAATCCTTATCCTTTGAGGGAGATCGTGAACAATGTCATACTTCATTCCTCCTTTTCCATCTCCTCGGTCAGCTTTTGTAGTATTTGCTCTATTCTCTCAAGCCGCGCTTCCTTTTCATGCTTTTCCCTGATTCGGGAAAATATATATGCCCCGGCCATGATTGCGCCGGCACCGCCGGCAACGGTTAACAGTGAACCAAGATACGTCCTTGTCTTATTGATAATACTCATCGTTAAGCCTCCTCCTTTTTGTACCTCTGCCTTAAAACCTCTTCTACCATCTGCTCCACCTTCTTCAGGAGATCTTCCTCCTTTTTTTCTGTCTTTACCGTTGTCTCAAGGTCTTTCTGATGTACATATTTTGCCTCAGCAACGATGTCTTCTATGTTCTCTTTCGTTTTTTCATAATTTGCAACCAACCACTCTTTGAATGCAAGGCCTTCCTTTGTAACGCCAACCGCAGCAGGCCTCATCTTCTTTGACAACTTACTAATTCCAATAGCGGCAAGAACACCCGCTGCACCTCCTGCCACCAACCAGAGACTGCGTTTGCTTATAAAAAAACCATTCATATGTTCTCCTCTCTCCGTTTCATTGTTTTTGCCTTCTCCCTTATCCTCGACCTTTTCTTCCACAAGTACCTCCTTTTGTATCCCAAGTAAACCTATAATACGACAAACACCTCATCACATCGTATCAGATTAAACGTACAACATCAGGAAGAACTACCTTCCAGTTGCCACTTTTATTGCCATTGGAATCAGGGCATTCAAAGGCATTGGTAATATCGCATGGGTAATTACATCCGCCAAGGCATGCCAGGCATGCCTTGCAACGGGTGGC from Candidatus Brocadia sp. includes these protein-coding regions:
- a CDS encoding multicopper oxidase domain-containing protein — protein: MVAKRVAFGMVIMASFFLQVCRVDAEIPCLSERDGVVHLEMEARPVALELRPGVFFDAWGYCRKGENPTVPGPTIKVREGTKVRVYFTNKLSVPASLHPHGVKYTAANDGAHIAGNPTSTVEPGQSMTYVWDTIGTPGTWFYHTHALEMGGDEGLSRGLWGALIIEPKEGDPSPPDKEFVVFMHSYRVNGVEYEAFNDKSGDIEFMNGDRSAFPGLVWRVTAGEKVRFHVVNTSEEMHTFHTHGHRWVDKASGALIDNVSLAPFTSHIADFTAGEGVGPGNWAFHCHFHDHMVNGMFGIFVVEKKEENPRMSSDVKSAPTLNAPPGSYEYPDASLKKMYEDFVGLAQGDGPWGEFYKPIPFYMYFNPARHYIPPDSVTYKELLSKYRPEQCVECHEESTPGIVAQWKISNHANPKKNREVSAETQEIEELIGKELNNWEPGTMNGVYCSYCHGDNHEKLFMPTVDNACGVCHPQQAKEFAKGRDHGRPSHPQNWEATVSVPWYVENYRRGERYSMIGCDQCHQNMSSCDDCHGKHLFSVAEARRPEVCSGCHMGPDHPDWESYQHSRWGIIYQISGEKWNWDKKLSEVIPGVDYPAPTCQYCHMYVGDGRWEMNVETKGIWRMGVIPPKEVEFKSGIKDFPYGITIPPMDKKLEIYSPESKAKRRSWVEMCTKCHSNRFASMWLDSLDQYMFESWRRIDDAQLMVEELFAKDMITPSPEQRSPFPLSDLIVQLLSPKELGPEVYSLFKKTSGHLPVIGPVLGAYAIFGQNDGNPSGVEQEYVEMWFWNHLQGYKGTAHAQQDISWWWGTAKTMGNLTRIQDEAVKLRRLKKLEETATK
- a CDS encoding heavy metal translocating P-type ATPase, whose translation is MKYDIVHDLPQRIRISLALPKRHTPENSQLERLFLAVDGVQKVSFNRRTRNILVIYNGDGAVKVVLLKILHETSLIFVKKETFKQDKLKQKKKAAMLSGALLIARSMIPVAMAPFLSLYGAMPVLKKGFSAILNKRLNVDVLDSTAVGISLLRSDYLTVGFITFFLKVGDYLEERIRQKSRESISKMFLNQNGWAWVRRNGCEMQINIKEVVVGDLVVVRTGSSIPVDGIVADGAALVNQSSITGEPFSVPKRAGLMVYAGTVLEEGLLTIKSIKVGDKTRVSKIIKVIEGSEGLKADVQNHAEMLANRIVPYSFILSGLIYLFTGSSIKATSILLVDYSCALKLSTPLMIMSAMIAAARQNIFVKGGKFMEKLAEANVFVFDKTGTLTEAQPKVFDILTFDGFNREELLKNVACVEEHFPHPVATAVVKKAEDEGLVHEENHAEIEYVLAHGIVSRIEGKRMLVGSKHFISDDNGIDVEGKESVIKDFMDRGYSVLYVAVENNLAGVIAIEDRVRDDLQIFLKMLKDSGVNRTIMLTGDNYATARNVAQRLGIEEFYAQALPERKAGIIKDLKSKGYVVAMVGDGINDSPALSCADVGISMKHGADIAREACDILLLDKGLEGIVDARWIAQDAMFRIKQNFRYIIGINSALIGLGILGMITPVTSALIHNATTILVSANSLKPYRIPLAGEERIMA
- a CDS encoding TlpA family protein disulfide reductase; amino-acid sequence: MSMVGQFRRALLLTLFAMLSLPGVGFARDVEVVTSTDLKEVIRSNKDKIVAVTFWATWCSICVEHLPELSTLYEKYKNKNVEIIGVSLDDKPKAVQQFIEKKGITFPVLMARDKEEMSYVYQVKKIPLICYYKDGELEHREEGYTDPQHIEEDLRSCLQGSEPPKKDASMPSR
- a CDS encoding bacteriocin family protein, producing MKIYKNFCKKYQFIGIFTLSALFYLPQNASPVYAKCTKENDCFSCHSSQELRNVHKDCQYLNQGCLACHAVPKNLAASSNDSCSGKGSCGEEKGGGGKGGSSEREMGREDWEKLQRHVHETIEKCLVGRKFLETYGPLGVGSQCVSIDTFGLPSWATVDMLGEADNAIHSLKRDVAHIPVIYKDFWLFWRDLEASKKGEIPLDTSAAIGAAVATAAREDDLVFNGLPDMNMAGLLNVNGRNIMKLSDWSAIGNGFQDVVAAVEKLRNTGFFPPYTLVVSPRLYALLHKVYERTGKLEIDAVKEMVKGGVYQSPVLKKDVALVMAAGRQNADLAVGGNFKVEYCGPENLNHRFRVVGSSVLRIKCPQAICTLE
- a CDS encoding FAD:protein FMN transferase; the protein is MKRYLFSLLLLWSILLFSRLSSGQSFLEEGEPPENYQLQVFMEEDEAIAKVFDGCDQIESEVLTLTPEGLEYFKRFLKRPDIESTFEVFIGKKGPVTDRYAIITEEMGCFHPITWILSANTEGKVLDVAVMIYRESRGQEVSRKRFLKQFEGKSLKDPFSTNKDIIKITGATTSVQAVCRGVKKMLAFIHEFYINKNPDSASLAHRMSPDEVRAARITHRQLFTTARVIEGVKAVIAAEADSERQFFSLATKAFNEIERIEWLFRKELQTMNKVAAKTAFACNEEVFAVMKRCYHYGVITEGGFDVTVAPLLEQWGIYRGKPKEVKADKLEAIIPAVSYKNIKALDDDRTISFAHKKTQIDLGPVIKGYAIDKALEIFRNSGVTNVCMNYGSMSRMFNAPSGKDAWKVGIPHPVREDTIVGALHLVNQGVAFLGDYSKYPAIQDKFSMHLVDPRTGRPSANENLAVIVGAPTAEEAGVAATVLFMKDTKEREKLATVFPGAEWLVVSDKPQNSLVFDGSPGMMKRFMRGEEKSFKYGRGAGCSFSP